The following coding sequences are from one Musa acuminata AAA Group cultivar baxijiao chromosome BXJ1-6, Cavendish_Baxijiao_AAA, whole genome shotgun sequence window:
- the LOC135675633 gene encoding pathogenesis-related protein PR-4-like has product MTMCAKVSSVVAVLLCVAAAASAQQASNVRATYHYYYPAQNNWDLNRVSAYCATWDANKPLAWRKKYGWTAFCGPVGPTGRDSCGKCLRVTNKATGTQATVRIVDQCANGGLDLDQGVFSQLDTDGGGYKQGHLIVNYQFVNCGD; this is encoded by the exons ATGACGATGTGCGCCAAGGTGAGCTCCGTCGTCGCCGTGCTGCTCTGCGTCGCCGCGGCGGCCAGCGCGCAGCAAGCGTCCAACGTCCGGGCGACGTACCACTACTACTACCCGGCTCAGAATAACTGGGACCTGAACCGTGTTAGCGCCTACTGCGCGACGTGGGACGCCAATAAGCCCCTGGCCTGGAGGAAGAAGTACGGCTGGACCGCCTTCTGCGGCCCCGTCGGCCCTACCGGCCGCGACTCCTGTGGCAAGTGCTTGCGG GTGACGAACAAGGCGACGGGAACTCAGGCTACGGTCAGGATCGTGGACCAGTGCGCCAACGGAGGGTTAGATTTAGACCAAGGCGTCTTCTCGCAACTGGATACCGATGGAGGCGGCTACAAACAAGGCCACTTGATTGTCAACTACCAGTTCGTCAACTGCGGTGACTGA
- the LOC135675632 gene encoding pathogenesis-related protein PR-4-like → MTMSAKVSSVVTVLLCVAAAASAQQASNVRATYHYYYPAQNNWDLNRVSAYCATWDANKPLEWRKKYGWTAFCGPVGPTGRDACGKCLRVTNTATGTQATVRIVDQCANGGLDLDQGVFSQLDTDGGGYNRGHLIVNYQFVNCGD, encoded by the exons ATGACGATGAGCGCCAAGGTGAGCTCCGTCGTCACCGTGCTGCTCTGCGTCGCCGCGGCGGCCAGCGCGCAGCAAGCGTCCAACGTCCGGGCGACGTACCACTACTACTACCCGGCTCAGAATAACTGGGACCTGAACCGTGTTAGCGCCTACTGCGCGACGTGGGACGCCAATAAGCCCCTCGAGTGGAGGAAGAAGTACGGCTGGACCGCCTTCTGCGGCCCCGTCGGCCCAACCGGCCGCGACGCCTGTGGCAAGTGCTTGCGG GTGACGAACACGGCGACGGGAACTCAGGCTACGGTCAGGATCGTGGACCAGTGCGCCAACGGAGGGTTAGATTTAGACCAAGGCGTCTTCTCTCAACTGGATACCGATGGTGGCGGCTACAATCGAGGCCACTTGATTGTCAACTACCAGTTCGTCAACTGCGGTGACTGA